A window of Paenibacillus sp. 19GGS1-52 contains these coding sequences:
- a CDS encoding serine hydrolase domain-containing protein produces MISNRKYIGWIKVTALVLSALILFFTWVDAVKAADKSDIDDKARIIPSGILLSALDTVIDVYAADHKDNMAAVSVVALKDGEMIFNKAYGYADLENQVIADTETVFEWGSCSKLLIWTSVMQLVEQGKLDLGTDIREYLPKGFLKHLQYDTPLTLMNLMNHNAGWQDKLTDLFYFNESEIPDLREALQAYEPKQVYKPGSVVAYSNFGAALAAYIVEVQSGQPFYKYVDEHIFSVLGMDNTSIHPSQQDRPQVAQKRNEIQGYTTSLQLLKNNRAYIGLYPAGSATGTATDAAKFLNALMPITGQNSALFASNDTLDEMLSPSLYFTGSATPRIAHGFFETEHLVRTLEHGGNTLAFSSRFVFNPEANFALIVMTNQQNEWNFNSGLVDTIFGKYEPQAYTGVLPNPAETEGYYLNSRRVVSGFAKIFGYLGIEKVNAIDDHSIMISGNRFEQVAPYEYLHDHSSELKHFVVNKGIVKKLSSTYGDFVPIATLTVNIIKLSILILSICILFNLITLLGECIRLIIHKAKRVAMPACYFHRYHMGINLAGLVCVVNISILLFRSIVYTTYSSIMLHLILNGIYVMLAAVYIALLVWKLRNLECSNKRKILYVLSGVTAFVFAATIIGWNLYF; encoded by the coding sequence ATGATTTCAAACAGGAAATATATTGGGTGGATAAAAGTTACTGCACTTGTTCTATCTGCACTTATTTTATTTTTTACATGGGTTGATGCAGTGAAAGCCGCTGACAAGTCTGATATTGATGATAAGGCTAGAATCATTCCCTCGGGAATTCTGTTGTCAGCATTAGACACCGTTATTGATGTTTATGCAGCAGATCATAAGGATAATATGGCTGCTGTTTCTGTCGTTGCTTTGAAGGACGGCGAAATGATTTTTAACAAGGCTTATGGTTACGCAGATCTGGAAAATCAAGTAATAGCCGATACAGAAACAGTTTTTGAATGGGGGTCCTGTTCAAAACTGCTGATCTGGACAAGTGTGATGCAACTAGTCGAGCAGGGTAAACTTGACTTGGGAACGGATATCCGTGAATATCTTCCTAAAGGATTTCTAAAACACCTGCAATACGACACTCCCTTAACTTTAATGAATCTAATGAATCATAATGCAGGCTGGCAAGATAAATTGACGGATTTATTCTATTTTAACGAGAGTGAAATTCCGGATTTAAGAGAGGCACTACAAGCTTATGAACCCAAACAAGTGTATAAACCGGGATCAGTAGTAGCCTATTCAAATTTTGGGGCTGCTTTAGCGGCCTATATTGTTGAAGTACAAAGCGGCCAACCCTTTTATAAATATGTAGATGAACATATTTTTTCTGTATTGGGTATGGATAACACTTCGATTCATCCTTCCCAACAAGATCGTCCCCAAGTAGCGCAAAAAAGAAATGAAATCCAAGGGTATACGACCAGCTTGCAGCTATTAAAGAACAACAGAGCTTACATTGGTCTATACCCTGCTGGAAGTGCTACAGGGACAGCAACAGATGCAGCGAAATTTCTGAATGCTCTTATGCCGATCACTGGCCAAAATAGTGCATTGTTTGCAAGTAACGATACGTTGGATGAAATGCTGTCACCGAGTCTATATTTCACAGGTTCTGCAACCCCACGCATTGCACATGGATTTTTTGAGACAGAACATTTGGTACGTACTCTGGAGCATGGAGGAAATACGCTTGCATTTTCAAGTAGATTTGTCTTCAATCCTGAAGCTAACTTTGCGTTAATCGTGATGACGAACCAGCAAAATGAATGGAACTTTAATTCTGGCCTAGTGGATACCATATTTGGAAAATACGAACCGCAAGCATATACAGGTGTTTTACCAAATCCAGCCGAAACGGAAGGTTATTATCTAAATTCAAGACGAGTGGTATCCGGGTTTGCCAAAATATTTGGGTATCTAGGTATTGAGAAGGTTAATGCTATCGATGACCATTCTATTATGATCTCGGGAAATCGATTTGAACAGGTTGCACCTTACGAATATCTCCATGATCACAGCTCTGAACTCAAACATTTTGTGGTGAATAAGGGCATAGTCAAAAAGCTATCCTCAACGTACGGAGATTTTGTTCCAATTGCAACTTTGACCGTAAATATAATAAAACTATCCATTTTAATTCTAAGCATCTGTATATTATTCAACTTGATTACACTGCTTGGTGAGTGTATCCGATTAATAATTCACAAAGCGAAGAGAGTAGCTATGCCTGCTTGTTATTTTCATAGATATCATATGGGCATCAACCTTGCCGGTCTTGTATGTGTTGTGAATATATCAATATTGCTGTTTAGATCAATAGTTTACACTACATATTCGTCTATTATGCTTCATCTTATCCTTAACGGGATTTATGTAATGCTTGCTGCAGTATACATTGCACTTCTTGTGTGGAAACTGAGAAATCTAGAGTGCAGCAACAAACGGAAAATCTTATATGTGTTGTCTGGTGTCACGGCATTCGTCTTTGCTGCAACGATTATAGGCTGGAATTTGTATTTCTAA
- a CDS encoding LacI family DNA-binding transcriptional regulator, which produces MKDIAREANVSVATVSYVLNNVENQTIPEKTRCQIMQLVKELNYIPNLAARSLSKKKTGLVGVLINTSANMPFWKRHNYFSFIESLERRLTKAGYHTLLYTLDADHPSLDIIVERKLEAVFLIDVKDDAFYSISAHFIEGVPLILIDSLIEDKLFKQVLFDYHSVLQAALPESPAQTCLIMESYNNSALSLAIMADIPLPKEAIFIIHDLDELNAVLHQNTYKKAIVINEFMGNHIEKAGVFEHISVICTCSCPEILGEITHKIVFKEDKAAAAFALMEDLLQNVDYSVQTINRYYIK; this is translated from the coding sequence ATGAAGGATATCGCACGTGAGGCTAATGTTTCTGTTGCGACTGTAAGCTATGTTCTTAACAATGTTGAGAACCAGACGATTCCAGAGAAAACGCGATGTCAAATTATGCAATTGGTAAAAGAACTCAATTACATCCCAAATCTGGCGGCTCGCTCACTCAGCAAGAAGAAAACGGGACTCGTCGGTGTTCTTATAAACACCTCTGCGAACATGCCCTTTTGGAAGCGCCATAATTATTTTTCATTTATTGAGTCTTTGGAGAGACGTTTAACAAAAGCTGGCTACCATACACTTCTATATACTTTGGACGCAGATCATCCTTCTCTGGATATCATCGTAGAAAGGAAGCTGGAGGCTGTATTTCTGATAGATGTGAAGGATGATGCCTTCTACTCCATCTCTGCCCATTTCATTGAAGGTGTTCCCTTGATCTTAATCGACAGCCTCATTGAGGATAAGTTGTTTAAACAAGTCCTCTTCGATTACCACTCAGTGCTGCAAGCAGCCTTGCCGGAAAGCCCTGCGCAGACATGCTTAATCATGGAGTCTTACAATAATTCCGCCTTATCTCTGGCAATTATGGCTGATATCCCCTTACCCAAAGAGGCTATCTTCATCATTCATGATCTGGATGAGCTGAACGCGGTCTTACACCAGAATACTTACAAAAAAGCTATAGTTATCAATGAATTTATGGGAAATCACATTGAGAAAGCGGGGGTATTCGAGCACATCAGCGTCATTTGCACCTGTTCTTGTCCAGAAATTTTGGGAGAAATCACTCATAAAATTGTATTCAAGGAAGACAAGGCTGCCGCTGCATTTGCTTTAATGGAAGATCTATTACAGAATGTCGATTATTCGGTTCAAACTATAAATAGATATTATATTAAATAA
- a CDS encoding SRPBCC domain-containing protein translates to MDSTQHILPDIRKTQVFNAAIQKVWNAVATAEGLAAWFMPNDFQPIIGHEFHLNAGQFGMSPCKVTKIDAPYCVAFNWGKDWTVTIELKQLDDQTECTLIHSGWDADKLTEFGAPHTAIRENMSQGWTNLCQALGKYVEGE, encoded by the coding sequence ATGGACAGTACTCAACATATATTGCCAGATATCCGGAAAACCCAAGTGTTCAATGCAGCGATTCAAAAAGTGTGGAACGCGGTAGCTACCGCAGAGGGATTGGCAGCGTGGTTCATGCCTAACGATTTTCAACCGATAATCGGTCATGAGTTCCATCTCAATGCGGGTCAGTTTGGGATGTCACCTTGCAAGGTGACTAAGATTGATGCTCCTTACTGCGTGGCATTTAACTGGGGGAAAGACTGGACCGTGACTATTGAATTAAAACAGTTGGATGACCAAACAGAATGTACATTAATCCACTCAGGCTGGGATGCGGACAAGCTTACAGAATTCGGAGCACCGCATACTGCAATACGCGAGAATATGAGTCAGGGCTGGACAAATCTGTGTCAAGCGCTCGGCAAATATGTCGAGGGTGAATAG
- a CDS encoding metalloregulator ArsR/SmtB family transcription factor, with amino-acid sequence MSRVNRVAKEPKADVFRAIADPTRRSMLQLLADQELPVTVISGHYPMTRTAVSKHLHILEEAGLLQGRKVGRETRYSLLLEPLQDVQSWLVYFERFWDNKLNVLKHLVESTTDDPVQD; translated from the coding sequence ATGTCGAGGGTGAATAGGGTCGCGAAGGAACCGAAGGCCGATGTCTTTCGAGCGATTGCTGATCCGACCCGGCGCAGCATGTTGCAATTGTTGGCCGATCAGGAACTGCCGGTGACAGTGATCAGCGGTCATTATCCAATGACACGAACGGCGGTCTCAAAGCATCTGCATATTTTGGAAGAAGCTGGGCTTCTACAGGGACGAAAGGTCGGCCGCGAAACGCGCTATAGCTTGCTGCTTGAACCGCTTCAGGATGTGCAATCCTGGCTGGTTTATTTCGAAAGATTCTGGGATAATAAACTGAATGTGCTGAAGCATCTCGTTGAGAGCACCACAGACGATCCCGTCCAAGATTAA